The genomic window CGCCCTGGCCGAACGGCTGGTGGCGCTCGCCAACGAGCGCGGCGGCTACGACAACATCACGGCCGTGCTGGCGCGCGTGGAAGGTTGCGAGGGGGTCGGCGGATGATCGGACGGATCCTCGGCGGCAGGTACGAGATCCTGGAGCGCGTGGGCGGCGGCGGCATGGCCATCGTCTACCGCGCGCTGGACACGTTCCTCAACCGGCCGGTCGCCGTCAAGGTCCTGCGCCCCCAATTCGCGGCCGACGAGGAACTGGTCGCCCGCTTCCGCCGGGAGGCGCGCGCGGCGGCGAGCCTCTCCGACCCGCGCATCGTCAGCGTGTTCGACGTCGGCCAGGACGGCGACGTGTACTACATCGTCATGGAATATGTCGACGGGTCGACGCTCAAGCGGCGGATCCAGGAGGAGGGGCCGTTCGCCCCGGACGCCGCGGCCGAGGTGGCGAAGCACATCCTCATCGCGCTGGAGCACGCGCACCGCGCCGGCATCGTCCACCGCGACGTGAAGCCGCAGAACGTGATCCTCACGCGGGACGGCCGCGTGAAGGTGACGGACTTCGGCATCGCGCAGGCGGCGGGCGGCGCCACCCTCGTGCACACCGACAGCATCCTGGGCACGGCGCACTACCTCTCGCCGGAACAGGCGAAGGGGCGGCCCGCCGACGAGCGCTCCGACGTGTACGCCACCGGCATCGTCCTGTACGAGATGCTGGCGGGACGGCCCCCGTTCGAGGGCGACTCGCCCCTGGCCGTGGCGATGCAGCACCTGCAGGCCGAACCGCCGAGCCTCGCTGATTTCCGCGATGACGTGCCCGGGGACCTGCTCCACATCGTGTCGCGAGCGACGGCGAAGGAGCCCGTGCGGCGGTACGCGTCGGCGGAGATGTTCCGCCGCGACCTGGACGCGTTCTTGGCGGGACGGCCGTTGCCGTCCAGGACGGAGGGCGAGGAACCGGACGAAGGGGCCACGGTCGCGCTCCCGTCCGGCTTCCGCGCCACCGGCCTGGATCCGCGCCTGCCGGCGGACGCCGCGGCGGCGAGGGCGGCGCGGCCCGCAGGGGCGGGCGAAGGCAGCGGTGCGGAGGGCGGCGGCCGCGACCGCCGCGGCGGCGAGGGCGGCCGCGGGGCGGGGG from Clostridia bacterium includes these protein-coding regions:
- a CDS encoding serine/threonine protein kinase; protein product: MIGRILGGRYEILERVGGGGMAIVYRALDTFLNRPVAVKVLRPQFAADEELVARFRREARAAASLSDPRIVSVFDVGQDGDVYYIVMEYVDGSTLKRRIQEEGPFAPDAAAEVAKHILIALEHAHRAGIVHRDVKPQNVILTRDGRVKVTDFGIAQAAGGATLVHTDSILGTAHYLSPEQAKGRPADERSDVYATGIVLYEMLAGRPPFEGDSPLAVAMQHLQAEPPSLADFRDDVPGDLLHIVSRATAKEPVRRYASAEMFRRDLDAFLAGRPLPSRTEGEEPDEGATVALPSGFRATGLDPRLPADAAAARAARPAGAGEGSGAEGGGRDRRGGEGGRGAG